The proteins below are encoded in one region of Lactuca sativa cultivar Salinas chromosome 3, Lsat_Salinas_v11, whole genome shotgun sequence:
- the LOC111920801 gene encoding protein unc-13 homolog isoform X2, translating to MESPLLQRYRRDRRKLLNFIVSSELITDIRKFPGSAIDFDVISADYVLECIKSGGVFDVSKATTKHTDESMFPPMIQSQSGDSFFLVSAPESAGSPPRRVPPPVEINSARQHSSIPHVSSNDSEATTSGVNDPYMVPSSSKSAKNMDVPSLGLPVLRTGLSDDDLRESAYEVLLSCISFSGITIHSLENPKKDKGSKFLTGLKNRRDRRHMRSHSVENQFEHIDTVRAQMQISEAMDERIRQKLMQFSMRKPHVPLDIPQISIELLSGIQLNDFLVERSYTQWRKRQANVLEELFASVNYPEMQELGILLDKIRSPEEWNIIMTPADRTEVLLAIRQVASSLSSMRGSSHTSYWNAGYHLNIRLYEKLLFGVFDILDEGQLIEEHADYLKLIKLTWGTLGITQKMHDALYGWVLFQQFIETKEMVLLDQANLQVQKVLSANHIDENEEQCIDKVICTIDNNGVKTRCNLVQAVFCSINLWFDNRLQDYHLHFSEKPAFFRKLVSMGLAVATDNSAAIRVRVYVERSVEATCRRVEDTINLISKMEGKHPLAILASELKVIAEREVSVFSPILSQWCPDAGMVASVYLHRFYGERLKPFLEDVSFSVDAISVLSSAHRLEHYLIQSFKSKDEKNGAGSFSVDFYQINKISRPIILDWLISQHERILEWTGRAFHLEVWEPLSNQQKQAASVVEVFRIIEETVDQLFGLSLPMDISHLQALLSIIFHALDGYLLKLFSQLVEKNHLYPAAPPLTRYKDAMFPIVKKKVVESVFLDEEVEEKLKELTAVKLCVRLNTLQYMQKQINLLEDGIKKSWTSTMGKTDSMLIDSESLDELFVATFDSIRDSVADAIRKICDLIGTKIIFWDLRDSFLLRLYHGTVEGSRLENLLPHIDSVLNHVCGLIDDTLRDMVVASICRAALEGYIWILLDGGPSRAFSDSDIIMMEDDLNMLQDLFVADGEGLPRSLVEVESKLAHQILSLFSLDAESVIHMLMMASENLSTGFGSKIQGQRSLDDVDTLIRVLCHKKDGEASKFLKLQYHLPASSDYVETASYESTPKSPIPMGSEFLRSASVKWGEKGNSSFRLLKKRFQEVQGGSFRWS from the exons ATGGAGTCTCCTCTGCTACAGCGCTACCGTCGCGATCGCCGGAAGCTCCTTAACTTCATAGTCTCTTCAGAGCTGATCACGGATATTCGAAAGTTTCCTGGTTCCGCCATCGATTTCGATGTTATCAGCGCCGATTATGTCCTCGAATGCATAAAATCCG GTGGAGTGTTTGATGTTTCTAAAGCAACCACAAAGCACACTGATGAATCTATGTTCCCGCCAATG ATACAGTCCCAATCAGGGGATTCTTTTTTTCTTGTGTCTGCACCAGAATCTGCTGGATCTCCACCTAGACGAGTGCCACCCCCAGTTGAGATCAACAGTGCTAGACAACATTCATCTATTCCCCATGTTTCTTCTAATGATTCAGAAGCAACTACTTCTGGGGTGAATGATCCATATATGGTACCCTCAAGTTCTAAGTCTGCAAAAAATATGGATGTACCTTCTTTAGGACTCCCTGTTTTAAGAACAG GATTATCGGATGATGACTTGCGGGAATCTGCCTATGAAGTACTGCTTTCATGCATTTCATTTTCTGG GATCACAATTCATTCTTTGGAGAACCCGAAGAAAGATAAGGGTTCTAAATTTCTAACCGGGTTAAAAAATAGGAGAGATAGAAGACATATGAGGTCCCACTCTGTTGAAAACCAATTTGAGCACATCGACACCGTTCGTGCTCAGATGCAG ATATCAGAGGCAATGGATGAACGCATTAGGCAAAAGTTGATGCAGTTTTCTATGAGAAAGCCACATGTACCACTTGATATTCCTCAAATCTCAATTGAGCTCTTAAGTGGCATACAACTGAATGATTTTCTGGTTGAAAGATCATACACACAATGGAGGAAACGCCAG GCAAATGTTCTAGAAGAACTCTTTGCATCCGTCAATTATCCTGAAATGCAAGAACTTGGGATTTTACTTGACAAGATCAGAAGTCCAGAG GAATGGAACATCATCATGACTCCTGCTGATCGTACTGAAGTGCTACTAGCTATTAGACAGGTGGCATCCTCTCTGTCATCCATGAGGGGGAGTTCTCATACATCTTACTGGAATGCTGGTTATCACTTAAACATAAGACTCTATGAGAAGTTACTGTTTGGAGTATTTGACATTCTGGATGAAGGACAGCTCATCGAG GAACATGCGGATTATTTAAAGCTTATCAAGTTGACTTGGGGTACATTAGGCATAACTCAGAAGATGCATGATGCGTTATATGGATGGGTGCTTTTCCAACAG TTCATCGAGACAAAAGAAATGGTACTACTAGATCAAGCAAACCTTCAAGTGCAGAAAGTTTTATCCGCCAATCATATAGATGAAAATGAGGAACAATGTATTGACAAAGTAATTTGTACTATTGACAACAATGGTGTCAAAACCAGATGCAATTTGGTGCAAGCAGTATTCTGTTCAATAAACCTTTGGTTTGACAACAGGCTGCAAGATTATCACCTGCATTTCAGTGAG AAGCCAGCTTTTTTCCGGAAGCTAGTTTCTATGGGATTGGCTGTTGCAACAGATAATTCTGCTgcaattagggttagggtttatgtTGAAAGATCTGTTGAAGCTACATGCAGGCGGGTGGAAGATACCATAAATCTTATATCTAAAATGGAAGGGAAGCATCCATTGGCTATACTTGCAAGTGAATTAAAAGTTATTGCTGAAAGAGAAgtgtctgtcttttcaccaattTTATCCCAATGGTGTCCAGATGCAGGGATGGTGGCCTCTGTATATTTGCATCGGTTTTATGGAGAAAGACTG AAACCATTTCTAGAAGATGTATCCTTTTCTGTAGATGCTATATCAGTGCTTTCTTCAGCTCATCGCTTGGAGCATTACTTGATTCAATCTTTTAAATCTAAAGATGAAAAAAATGGTGCTGGGTCATTTTCTGTTGATTTCTATCAG ATTAATAAAATAAGCCGCCCGATCATTCTGGATTGGCTTATATCGCAACATGAACGCATACTCGAATGGACAGGACGCGCTTTCCACCTTGAG GTCTGGGAACCCTTATCCAATCAGCAGAAGCAAGCAGCTTCAGTTGTAGAGGTTTTTAGGATCATAGAGGAG ACTGTTGACCAATTATTCGGGCTGAGTCTTCCAATGGACATATCACACTTGCAGGCATTGCTTTCAATAATTTTCCATGCCCTTGATGGCTATTTGCTAAAATTGTTTAGCCAGTTAG tTGAAAAGAACCATTTATATCCTGCTGCCCCTCCGTTGACTCGTTACAAGGACGCAATGTTCCCAATAGTCAAGAAAAAAGTGGTTGAGAGTGTATTTCTTGATGAGGAAGTTGAGGAGAAATTAAAAGAGTTGACAGCTGTGAAGCTGTGTGTCAGATTAAATACTCTTCAA TATATGCAGAAGCAAATTAATTTACTGGAAGATGGAATTAAAAAATCATGGACATCTACTATGGGAAAAACAGATTCTATGCTCATTGACAGTGAATCACTTGATGAACTATTTGTAGCCACCTTTGACAGCATCAGGGATTCAGTAGCCGATGCTATCAGAAAAATATGCGACTtaattg GAACCAAAATTATCTTCTGGGATTTGAGAGATTCATTTCTTCTCCGTTTATATCATGGCACTGTTGAAGGATCTCGGTTGGAAAATTTACTTCCACATATCGATAGT GTTCTTAACCATGTATGTGGTCTGATTGATGATACGCTTAGAGATATGGTGGTGGCTAGTATTTGTAGGGCAGCCCTG GAAGGGTACATTTGGATACTTCTGGATGGAGGTCCTTCCCGTGCATTTTCTGATTCAGATATCATCATGATGGAAGATGATCTCAATATGTTACAG GACCTTTTTGTTGCTGATGGAGAAGGTCTTCCCCGTTCACTGGTGGAAGTGGAATCAAAACTTGCCCATCAAATTCTAAGCCTTTTCTCTCTCGAT gCAGAATCAGTGATTCATATGTTGATGATGGCAAGTGAAAACTTGTCAACAGGATTTGGTTCCAAAATTCAGGGACAAAGATCATTGGATGACGTGGACACATTAATACGGGTTTTATGCCATAAGAAAGACGGAGAGGCCTCTAAGTTCTTAAAATTACAATACCACTTGCCTGCATCTTCAG ATTATGTTGAGACAGCATCGTACGAGTCAACTCCAAAGTCACCAATCCCAATGGGATCAGAGTTTTTAAGAAGTGCATCGGTGAAATGGGGTGAAAAAGGTAATAGTAGCTTTAGATTATTAAAGAAGAGGTTTCAAGAAGTGCAAGGAGGTTCATTCAGATGGAGCTAA
- the LOC128132984 gene encoding uncharacterized protein LOC128132984, translating into MEMTVISAQGLKKTSSLSSLFSHHLRPFITLTTTPPSSSGGVNQSHVYTTTVDHEGGVNPTWGDKFDLSNVIDSSFFSHKYSYIYLQLYTNRLLLGPRFLGWCGIPASDIADGFSPAGTARQLSYRLRKKDGSRGHGVVNVVVKLDSSLFQARRRVDSVVQRLPEVRFDRVAIGIPVKLLPAVSHQGSSVV; encoded by the coding sequence ATGGAGATGACAGTGATCTCAGCTCAAGGTCTCAAGAAAACGTCGAGCTTATCATCTCTTTTCTCTCATCACCTCCGGCCTTTCATCACCCTCACCACCACCCCTCCCTCATCCTCAGGCGGCGTAAACCAGAGCCATGTGTACACAACGACGGTGGACCATGAAGGAGGGGTGAATCCCACTTGGGGCGATAAGTTTGATCTTTCTAATGTTATTGATTCTAGTTTTTTCTCTCATAAGTACTCATATATATACCTACAATTATACACAAACCGTCTCTTACTGGGTCCTAGGTTTTTGGGATGGTGTGGGATTCCGGCGTCGGATATTGCCGATGGGTTTTCTCCGGCGGGAACTGCGAGGCAATTGAGTTACAGGTTAAGAAAAAAGGACGGTTCGAGGGGTCATGGTGTTGTTAATGTGGTTGTGAAGTTGGATAGTTCGCTTTTTCAGGCACGGAGGAGAGTAGATTCTGTTGTGCAACGGTTGCCGGAGGTGAGGTTTGACCGGGTGGCGATTGGAATTCCGGTGAAACTGTTGCCTGCGGTTAGTCATCAGGGGAGTTCAGTAGTGTAA
- the LOC111920801 gene encoding protein unc-13 homolog isoform X1 produces the protein MESPLLQRYRRDRRKLLNFIVSSELITDIRKFPGSAIDFDVISADYVLECIKSGGGVFDVSKATTKHTDESMFPPMIQSQSGDSFFLVSAPESAGSPPRRVPPPVEINSARQHSSIPHVSSNDSEATTSGVNDPYMVPSSSKSAKNMDVPSLGLPVLRTGLSDDDLRESAYEVLLSCISFSGITIHSLENPKKDKGSKFLTGLKNRRDRRHMRSHSVENQFEHIDTVRAQMQISEAMDERIRQKLMQFSMRKPHVPLDIPQISIELLSGIQLNDFLVERSYTQWRKRQANVLEELFASVNYPEMQELGILLDKIRSPEEWNIIMTPADRTEVLLAIRQVASSLSSMRGSSHTSYWNAGYHLNIRLYEKLLFGVFDILDEGQLIEEHADYLKLIKLTWGTLGITQKMHDALYGWVLFQQFIETKEMVLLDQANLQVQKVLSANHIDENEEQCIDKVICTIDNNGVKTRCNLVQAVFCSINLWFDNRLQDYHLHFSEKPAFFRKLVSMGLAVATDNSAAIRVRVYVERSVEATCRRVEDTINLISKMEGKHPLAILASELKVIAEREVSVFSPILSQWCPDAGMVASVYLHRFYGERLKPFLEDVSFSVDAISVLSSAHRLEHYLIQSFKSKDEKNGAGSFSVDFYQINKISRPIILDWLISQHERILEWTGRAFHLEVWEPLSNQQKQAASVVEVFRIIEETVDQLFGLSLPMDISHLQALLSIIFHALDGYLLKLFSQLVEKNHLYPAAPPLTRYKDAMFPIVKKKVVESVFLDEEVEEKLKELTAVKLCVRLNTLQYMQKQINLLEDGIKKSWTSTMGKTDSMLIDSESLDELFVATFDSIRDSVADAIRKICDLIGTKIIFWDLRDSFLLRLYHGTVEGSRLENLLPHIDSVLNHVCGLIDDTLRDMVVASICRAALEGYIWILLDGGPSRAFSDSDIIMMEDDLNMLQDLFVADGEGLPRSLVEVESKLAHQILSLFSLDAESVIHMLMMASENLSTGFGSKIQGQRSLDDVDTLIRVLCHKKDGEASKFLKLQYHLPASSDYVETASYESTPKSPIPMGSEFLRSASVKWGEKGNSSFRLLKKRFQEVQGGSFRWS, from the exons ATGGAGTCTCCTCTGCTACAGCGCTACCGTCGCGATCGCCGGAAGCTCCTTAACTTCATAGTCTCTTCAGAGCTGATCACGGATATTCGAAAGTTTCCTGGTTCCGCCATCGATTTCGATGTTATCAGCGCCGATTATGTCCTCGAATGCATAAAATCCGGTG GTGGAGTGTTTGATGTTTCTAAAGCAACCACAAAGCACACTGATGAATCTATGTTCCCGCCAATG ATACAGTCCCAATCAGGGGATTCTTTTTTTCTTGTGTCTGCACCAGAATCTGCTGGATCTCCACCTAGACGAGTGCCACCCCCAGTTGAGATCAACAGTGCTAGACAACATTCATCTATTCCCCATGTTTCTTCTAATGATTCAGAAGCAACTACTTCTGGGGTGAATGATCCATATATGGTACCCTCAAGTTCTAAGTCTGCAAAAAATATGGATGTACCTTCTTTAGGACTCCCTGTTTTAAGAACAG GATTATCGGATGATGACTTGCGGGAATCTGCCTATGAAGTACTGCTTTCATGCATTTCATTTTCTGG GATCACAATTCATTCTTTGGAGAACCCGAAGAAAGATAAGGGTTCTAAATTTCTAACCGGGTTAAAAAATAGGAGAGATAGAAGACATATGAGGTCCCACTCTGTTGAAAACCAATTTGAGCACATCGACACCGTTCGTGCTCAGATGCAG ATATCAGAGGCAATGGATGAACGCATTAGGCAAAAGTTGATGCAGTTTTCTATGAGAAAGCCACATGTACCACTTGATATTCCTCAAATCTCAATTGAGCTCTTAAGTGGCATACAACTGAATGATTTTCTGGTTGAAAGATCATACACACAATGGAGGAAACGCCAG GCAAATGTTCTAGAAGAACTCTTTGCATCCGTCAATTATCCTGAAATGCAAGAACTTGGGATTTTACTTGACAAGATCAGAAGTCCAGAG GAATGGAACATCATCATGACTCCTGCTGATCGTACTGAAGTGCTACTAGCTATTAGACAGGTGGCATCCTCTCTGTCATCCATGAGGGGGAGTTCTCATACATCTTACTGGAATGCTGGTTATCACTTAAACATAAGACTCTATGAGAAGTTACTGTTTGGAGTATTTGACATTCTGGATGAAGGACAGCTCATCGAG GAACATGCGGATTATTTAAAGCTTATCAAGTTGACTTGGGGTACATTAGGCATAACTCAGAAGATGCATGATGCGTTATATGGATGGGTGCTTTTCCAACAG TTCATCGAGACAAAAGAAATGGTACTACTAGATCAAGCAAACCTTCAAGTGCAGAAAGTTTTATCCGCCAATCATATAGATGAAAATGAGGAACAATGTATTGACAAAGTAATTTGTACTATTGACAACAATGGTGTCAAAACCAGATGCAATTTGGTGCAAGCAGTATTCTGTTCAATAAACCTTTGGTTTGACAACAGGCTGCAAGATTATCACCTGCATTTCAGTGAG AAGCCAGCTTTTTTCCGGAAGCTAGTTTCTATGGGATTGGCTGTTGCAACAGATAATTCTGCTgcaattagggttagggtttatgtTGAAAGATCTGTTGAAGCTACATGCAGGCGGGTGGAAGATACCATAAATCTTATATCTAAAATGGAAGGGAAGCATCCATTGGCTATACTTGCAAGTGAATTAAAAGTTATTGCTGAAAGAGAAgtgtctgtcttttcaccaattTTATCCCAATGGTGTCCAGATGCAGGGATGGTGGCCTCTGTATATTTGCATCGGTTTTATGGAGAAAGACTG AAACCATTTCTAGAAGATGTATCCTTTTCTGTAGATGCTATATCAGTGCTTTCTTCAGCTCATCGCTTGGAGCATTACTTGATTCAATCTTTTAAATCTAAAGATGAAAAAAATGGTGCTGGGTCATTTTCTGTTGATTTCTATCAG ATTAATAAAATAAGCCGCCCGATCATTCTGGATTGGCTTATATCGCAACATGAACGCATACTCGAATGGACAGGACGCGCTTTCCACCTTGAG GTCTGGGAACCCTTATCCAATCAGCAGAAGCAAGCAGCTTCAGTTGTAGAGGTTTTTAGGATCATAGAGGAG ACTGTTGACCAATTATTCGGGCTGAGTCTTCCAATGGACATATCACACTTGCAGGCATTGCTTTCAATAATTTTCCATGCCCTTGATGGCTATTTGCTAAAATTGTTTAGCCAGTTAG tTGAAAAGAACCATTTATATCCTGCTGCCCCTCCGTTGACTCGTTACAAGGACGCAATGTTCCCAATAGTCAAGAAAAAAGTGGTTGAGAGTGTATTTCTTGATGAGGAAGTTGAGGAGAAATTAAAAGAGTTGACAGCTGTGAAGCTGTGTGTCAGATTAAATACTCTTCAA TATATGCAGAAGCAAATTAATTTACTGGAAGATGGAATTAAAAAATCATGGACATCTACTATGGGAAAAACAGATTCTATGCTCATTGACAGTGAATCACTTGATGAACTATTTGTAGCCACCTTTGACAGCATCAGGGATTCAGTAGCCGATGCTATCAGAAAAATATGCGACTtaattg GAACCAAAATTATCTTCTGGGATTTGAGAGATTCATTTCTTCTCCGTTTATATCATGGCACTGTTGAAGGATCTCGGTTGGAAAATTTACTTCCACATATCGATAGT GTTCTTAACCATGTATGTGGTCTGATTGATGATACGCTTAGAGATATGGTGGTGGCTAGTATTTGTAGGGCAGCCCTG GAAGGGTACATTTGGATACTTCTGGATGGAGGTCCTTCCCGTGCATTTTCTGATTCAGATATCATCATGATGGAAGATGATCTCAATATGTTACAG GACCTTTTTGTTGCTGATGGAGAAGGTCTTCCCCGTTCACTGGTGGAAGTGGAATCAAAACTTGCCCATCAAATTCTAAGCCTTTTCTCTCTCGAT gCAGAATCAGTGATTCATATGTTGATGATGGCAAGTGAAAACTTGTCAACAGGATTTGGTTCCAAAATTCAGGGACAAAGATCATTGGATGACGTGGACACATTAATACGGGTTTTATGCCATAAGAAAGACGGAGAGGCCTCTAAGTTCTTAAAATTACAATACCACTTGCCTGCATCTTCAG ATTATGTTGAGACAGCATCGTACGAGTCAACTCCAAAGTCACCAATCCCAATGGGATCAGAGTTTTTAAGAAGTGCATCGGTGAAATGGGGTGAAAAAGGTAATAGTAGCTTTAGATTATTAAAGAAGAGGTTTCAAGAAGTGCAAGGAGGTTCATTCAGATGGAGCTAA
- the LOC111920803 gene encoding heat stress transcription factor B-2b, translating into MSTSPVEKSCELTGESLRTIPTPFLTKTYHLVDDSSSNQMISWNEHGNAFVIWRPAEFARDLLPKYFKHNNFSSFIRQLNTYGFRKIVSDRWEFANDYFRRGERLLLREIHRRKISITPTTTPVTTSIPLAAMPISTYSPANSSEELADIQTCTTNPEQLLEENERLKEQNSKLRCELDHIRSLYRNVFTLMSNFLSGQPEKENDGSEEEKAVGGGGGGAYVEEEMSPCPRLFGVPIGVKRVRRSEENAIRDEMLE; encoded by the exons ATGTCGACGTCACCGGTAGAAAAATCTTGTGAATTGACAGGAGAGTCGTTGAGGACTATTCCGACGCCTTTTTTGACTAAGACATACCACCTTGTTGACGATTCATCATCAAACCAAATGATTTCATGGAACGAACATGGAAACGCGTTCGTCATTTGGCGACCAGCTGAATTTGCTAGAGACCTGCTTCCCAAATACTTCAAACACAACAATTTCTCAAGCTTCATTCGACAGCTAAACACATAT GGATTTAGGAAAATCGTATCGGATCGATGGGAGTTCGCGAATGATTACTTCCGTAGAGGTGAGAGATTACTCCTCCGAGAGATACACCGTCGGAAAATCTCAATCACTCCGACTACTACGCCGGTAACAACATCAATCCCCTTGGCAGCTATGCCGATATCGACATACTCTCCGGCAAATTCAAGTGAAGAACTTGCCGATATCCAGACTTGTACCACTAACCCGGAACAGCTCCTAGAAGAAAATGAACGATTGAAGGAACAGAATTCCAAGTTGAGATGTGAACTCGATCATATACGAAGTTTGTATAGGAATGTCTTTACATTGATGTCTAATTTCCTATCGGGTCAACCGGAGAAGGAGAACGATGGATCAGAAGAAGAGAAAGCggttggaggtggtggtggcggtgcaTATGTGGAAGAAGAGATGTCTCCGTGTCCACGGTTATTTGGTGTCCCAATAGGCGTAAAACGTGTGAGGAGGTCCGAGGAAAACGCCATTAGAGATGAAATGCTAGAATAG
- the LOC111920801 gene encoding protein unc-13 homolog isoform X3: MRSHSVENQFEHIDTVRAQMQISEAMDERIRQKLMQFSMRKPHVPLDIPQISIELLSGIQLNDFLVERSYTQWRKRQANVLEELFASVNYPEMQELGILLDKIRSPEEWNIIMTPADRTEVLLAIRQVASSLSSMRGSSHTSYWNAGYHLNIRLYEKLLFGVFDILDEGQLIEEHADYLKLIKLTWGTLGITQKMHDALYGWVLFQQFIETKEMVLLDQANLQVQKVLSANHIDENEEQCIDKVICTIDNNGVKTRCNLVQAVFCSINLWFDNRLQDYHLHFSEKPAFFRKLVSMGLAVATDNSAAIRVRVYVERSVEATCRRVEDTINLISKMEGKHPLAILASELKVIAEREVSVFSPILSQWCPDAGMVASVYLHRFYGERLKPFLEDVSFSVDAISVLSSAHRLEHYLIQSFKSKDEKNGAGSFSVDFYQINKISRPIILDWLISQHERILEWTGRAFHLEVWEPLSNQQKQAASVVEVFRIIEETVDQLFGLSLPMDISHLQALLSIIFHALDGYLLKLFSQLVEKNHLYPAAPPLTRYKDAMFPIVKKKVVESVFLDEEVEEKLKELTAVKLCVRLNTLQYMQKQINLLEDGIKKSWTSTMGKTDSMLIDSESLDELFVATFDSIRDSVADAIRKICDLIGTKIIFWDLRDSFLLRLYHGTVEGSRLENLLPHIDSVLNHVCGLIDDTLRDMVVASICRAALEGYIWILLDGGPSRAFSDSDIIMMEDDLNMLQDLFVADGEGLPRSLVEVESKLAHQILSLFSLDAESVIHMLMMASENLSTGFGSKIQGQRSLDDVDTLIRVLCHKKDGEASKFLKLQYHLPASSDYVETASYESTPKSPIPMGSEFLRSASVKWGEKGNSSFRLLKKRFQEVQGGSFRWS, from the exons ATGAGGTCCCACTCTGTTGAAAACCAATTTGAGCACATCGACACCGTTCGTGCTCAGATGCAG ATATCAGAGGCAATGGATGAACGCATTAGGCAAAAGTTGATGCAGTTTTCTATGAGAAAGCCACATGTACCACTTGATATTCCTCAAATCTCAATTGAGCTCTTAAGTGGCATACAACTGAATGATTTTCTGGTTGAAAGATCATACACACAATGGAGGAAACGCCAG GCAAATGTTCTAGAAGAACTCTTTGCATCCGTCAATTATCCTGAAATGCAAGAACTTGGGATTTTACTTGACAAGATCAGAAGTCCAGAG GAATGGAACATCATCATGACTCCTGCTGATCGTACTGAAGTGCTACTAGCTATTAGACAGGTGGCATCCTCTCTGTCATCCATGAGGGGGAGTTCTCATACATCTTACTGGAATGCTGGTTATCACTTAAACATAAGACTCTATGAGAAGTTACTGTTTGGAGTATTTGACATTCTGGATGAAGGACAGCTCATCGAG GAACATGCGGATTATTTAAAGCTTATCAAGTTGACTTGGGGTACATTAGGCATAACTCAGAAGATGCATGATGCGTTATATGGATGGGTGCTTTTCCAACAG TTCATCGAGACAAAAGAAATGGTACTACTAGATCAAGCAAACCTTCAAGTGCAGAAAGTTTTATCCGCCAATCATATAGATGAAAATGAGGAACAATGTATTGACAAAGTAATTTGTACTATTGACAACAATGGTGTCAAAACCAGATGCAATTTGGTGCAAGCAGTATTCTGTTCAATAAACCTTTGGTTTGACAACAGGCTGCAAGATTATCACCTGCATTTCAGTGAG AAGCCAGCTTTTTTCCGGAAGCTAGTTTCTATGGGATTGGCTGTTGCAACAGATAATTCTGCTgcaattagggttagggtttatgtTGAAAGATCTGTTGAAGCTACATGCAGGCGGGTGGAAGATACCATAAATCTTATATCTAAAATGGAAGGGAAGCATCCATTGGCTATACTTGCAAGTGAATTAAAAGTTATTGCTGAAAGAGAAgtgtctgtcttttcaccaattTTATCCCAATGGTGTCCAGATGCAGGGATGGTGGCCTCTGTATATTTGCATCGGTTTTATGGAGAAAGACTG AAACCATTTCTAGAAGATGTATCCTTTTCTGTAGATGCTATATCAGTGCTTTCTTCAGCTCATCGCTTGGAGCATTACTTGATTCAATCTTTTAAATCTAAAGATGAAAAAAATGGTGCTGGGTCATTTTCTGTTGATTTCTATCAG ATTAATAAAATAAGCCGCCCGATCATTCTGGATTGGCTTATATCGCAACATGAACGCATACTCGAATGGACAGGACGCGCTTTCCACCTTGAG GTCTGGGAACCCTTATCCAATCAGCAGAAGCAAGCAGCTTCAGTTGTAGAGGTTTTTAGGATCATAGAGGAG ACTGTTGACCAATTATTCGGGCTGAGTCTTCCAATGGACATATCACACTTGCAGGCATTGCTTTCAATAATTTTCCATGCCCTTGATGGCTATTTGCTAAAATTGTTTAGCCAGTTAG tTGAAAAGAACCATTTATATCCTGCTGCCCCTCCGTTGACTCGTTACAAGGACGCAATGTTCCCAATAGTCAAGAAAAAAGTGGTTGAGAGTGTATTTCTTGATGAGGAAGTTGAGGAGAAATTAAAAGAGTTGACAGCTGTGAAGCTGTGTGTCAGATTAAATACTCTTCAA TATATGCAGAAGCAAATTAATTTACTGGAAGATGGAATTAAAAAATCATGGACATCTACTATGGGAAAAACAGATTCTATGCTCATTGACAGTGAATCACTTGATGAACTATTTGTAGCCACCTTTGACAGCATCAGGGATTCAGTAGCCGATGCTATCAGAAAAATATGCGACTtaattg GAACCAAAATTATCTTCTGGGATTTGAGAGATTCATTTCTTCTCCGTTTATATCATGGCACTGTTGAAGGATCTCGGTTGGAAAATTTACTTCCACATATCGATAGT GTTCTTAACCATGTATGTGGTCTGATTGATGATACGCTTAGAGATATGGTGGTGGCTAGTATTTGTAGGGCAGCCCTG GAAGGGTACATTTGGATACTTCTGGATGGAGGTCCTTCCCGTGCATTTTCTGATTCAGATATCATCATGATGGAAGATGATCTCAATATGTTACAG GACCTTTTTGTTGCTGATGGAGAAGGTCTTCCCCGTTCACTGGTGGAAGTGGAATCAAAACTTGCCCATCAAATTCTAAGCCTTTTCTCTCTCGAT gCAGAATCAGTGATTCATATGTTGATGATGGCAAGTGAAAACTTGTCAACAGGATTTGGTTCCAAAATTCAGGGACAAAGATCATTGGATGACGTGGACACATTAATACGGGTTTTATGCCATAAGAAAGACGGAGAGGCCTCTAAGTTCTTAAAATTACAATACCACTTGCCTGCATCTTCAG ATTATGTTGAGACAGCATCGTACGAGTCAACTCCAAAGTCACCAATCCCAATGGGATCAGAGTTTTTAAGAAGTGCATCGGTGAAATGGGGTGAAAAAGGTAATAGTAGCTTTAGATTATTAAAGAAGAGGTTTCAAGAAGTGCAAGGAGGTTCATTCAGATGGAGCTAA